Part of the Solanum pennellii chromosome 10, SPENNV200 genome is shown below.
ATTTGCAAAAATTCCCCTGctactatgtatatatggaaaaATAGTTTGGATTTTTAAATGTTAGGGAAAATTATGCggttaagcaaacttatactacttAACAACTCATCATATgtatagtttgttataattaccactcgcgactaacattatacagtATAATTGTGGGCTGACTTTGAGTTTATATAATTAGTgacgtttgtatatgtataatttgccagaatatacaaatacatatgtataatatacaattatccaaccgatatacatatacaattcatctctcttccctctctcgttcgcctctctcctccctctcccaatatcactcacctctctcctccttcTCGCGATCTcacttgccatatatacaaatatatatatatatatatatatacacccacacaattatctaaccgatatacatatacaattcactttTCTCTCCCtctttgccctctctcgctcgcctctctcctctctctctttgtcttactcaCCCCTCTCCTCCCTATAATATTTAactacgaattgtaattatcaaactatagttgTGTAAATTCTTCTAAATGATATCCCCTCTTAAGATCCGAAGTTGCGCAATCGGCCCAAAATAGCCTGGAAAGCCCAAACCCGTTATGACCAATTTATCAACTATTCCACCTGCTTCAACACCAATGGATACAGTGTGAGGGAGGAGAAAAAGATCTATTCAGCTCCAAAACTCAAAGTTCTTAGATCCAAATCTTAACCATAATGTCGAACTTCGCCGGAGATGAAACTGCTCCTTTCTTCGGCTTCCTTGGTGCCGCTGCTGCCCTCGTTTTCTCATGTAAGTTCTACCTTAGATCTGCAGAGTCTATGGCTGAAGAtgtttgaatttcttcttctagTGAACTATGTTTACTTGAAATTGTTTGAATAATGTTAGCACTGCTTCTGGATATTTGCATCTACCACCTTGAAATCTTCTATCGGCATCTGATCATTTTTTATTCCATAGGCTAATTTGCTAGCGTTGCTTTTCTATTACTAGTAATTCAATTTGTTGCTTTGAATTATATATGGAGCTGAACAGTATTGagattatatcattttattaaatCTTACCCGAGTTGACCATctaagaaaaaaagattttacaTCTGTAAGATATAAATACTGGATCTGTCTTTGCCGGAGATACGAGCACATCTTATGCGAATCATCGTAGCTCAGCTTATGCTTATTTGCAACTGATCAcaaatctaattttattttgaataactCGTAGGTATGGGGGCAGCTTATGGAACAGCAAAGAGTGGTGTTGGAGTGGCGTCAATGGGAGTGATGAGGCCGGAGTTGGTGATGAAATCAATTGTTCCAGTGGTTATGGCTGGTGTGTTAGGTATTTATGGCTTGATTATTGCTGTGATCATCAGTACTGGGATTAACCCCAAAACAAAGTCGTATTACCTATTTGATGGCTATGCTCATCTGTCTTCTGGACTTGCTTGTGGTCTGGCTGGCCTCTCTGCTGGAATGGCTATTGGTATTGTTGGAGATGCTGGTGTTAGGTATTGATTCCTTAATCTTTTTATTGGTTCCGTGTCCTTTTCTTTCTTTGCTTGCTAGTGTATGTTGAATCTTAATTGAATGGTTAGAATGTGAAAGATCATATACGAAGAACTCCTCATTGATTTTTATTGTTAAGCTGTTCGAACAAATTGATAGATGGTCTTTGTACAGTTTGTCATTTGGTAACAGGGATAGGATAAACTTTTAGTTGTCAAacatttttacaaaaaagaaaaggaaaatttttttAGCAGtcggaactagagttccaatgAGAGTGGATCTAGTAGAATGTAGTATGTTCCATCTTTGTATATGTGTTTTCACAATGCTATGATTTGTGAAAATTGCATTCTAAATAAAGAGTTCAAATCGAGAACATAGTTGCTTGGTAATTTTAGTTAAGGTTCAATTTAATTCTTCAGTTCACCATCTTAATTTCAGATCCCCTTCCGTACACACTGTGCTGATTATGTATATCAGATAATAATTCTGAATAAGAAAGAtaacattatcttttgtttttgtgcttgagaacctaaaattttaaattatggaTTAAGACATGTTTAAATGATGATTGATAGTGAAGGAGTATATTGTTTGCTCCATTGGTGactttgaacccacaaccttaGGGTTGAAGGTGGAGGGTGCTTACCACTTGAGCAACTGAGTCTACTACCAACTCCAATTACTGTGGAAGCaatttgtgtttttatttgCAATGAGCAAGTAGTTTACAAAATatttagagtgtgtttggtatgaaggaaaacattttcatgtttggttgggacaaaagttttggaaattttttccaaattaactcattttcctcaaaattaaggaaaatgacttctcttaaaaaatgaaggaaaacatttatatatttttttttggaaaaaacatcaattttaaaaaaatattttcaatttcaaaattttattttttcacccaaTCCCTGACCACCGGCCAGCCCCCCACCCACCCCCAAccctaaaaaattttaatttagttttttaaaaatactatcaacttcaaattttattttttcacttctacCCNNNNNNNNNNNNNNNNNNNNNNNNNNNNNNNNNNNNNNNNNNNNNNNNNNNNNNNNNNNNNNNNNNNNNNNNNNNNNNNNNNNNNNNNNNNNNNNNNNNNNNNNNNNNNNNNNNNNNNNNNNNNNNNNNNNNNNNNNNNNNNNNNNNNNNNNNNNNNNNNNNNNNNNNNNNNNNNNNNNNNNNNNNNNNNNNNNNNNNNNNNNNNNNNNNNNNNNNNNNNNNNNNNNNNNNNNNNNNNNNNNNNNNNNNNNNNNNNNNNNNNNNNNNNNNNNNNNNNNNNNNNNNNNNNNNNNNNNNNNNNNNNNNNNNNNNNNNNNNNNNNNNNNNNNNNNNNNNNNNNNNNNNNNNNNNNNNNNNNNNNNNNNNNNNNNNNNNNNNNNNNNNNNNNNNNNNNNNNNNNNNNNNNNNNNNNNNNNNNNNNNNNNNNNNNNNNNNNNNNNNNNNNNNNNNNNNNNNNNNNNNNNNNNNNNNNNNNNNNNNNNNNNNNNNNNNNNNNNNNNNNNNNNNNNNNNNNNNNNNNNNNNNNNNNNNNNNNNNNNNNNNNNNNNNNNNNNNNNNNNNNNNNNNNNNNNNNNNNNNNNNNNNNNNNNNNNNNNNNNNNNNNNNNNNNNNNNNNNNNNNNNNNNNNNNNNNNNNNNNNNNNNNNNNNNNNNNNNNNNNNNNNNNNNNNCCACTACCCCCCcaccccaccaccaccaccaccccaaaaaaataataattttgattttaaaaaatattttcaatttcataaattattttaaaaataaaagatgtctctcaaaaatatttttcattcataaatgaaacacaaaatcatttccggaaaatattttctacacaccaaccaaacatgagaaaataagtccaaagtctacttgttttccaagaaaacattttctaggaaaacatttttcatggaaaacattttcctccatgccaaacacacccttagcATAATATAATTATCGCACTCAAGGGTGTCATCTAGTAATCAATGAAGTGAGAAGAATCGTGAGTTCTCGGGTACAAATTCTAAAGGAGGCATAAAACACAAGGTGATCACTTTCCATGTACCTAAGCTTAGGTGATCCAACTTATCTGGTACTTGTGTTGGTAGGAGGTATCAGATACACAATGAGATAATCTAAGTGTGTGCAAGTTGACATAGACACtacaatcaataaaaaatagtaGTGTTCCCATTTCAATTGGTTTGACCTATTTTTACTTGACACGGTGTTTAAGAAAGCTTTTTTTGAATCTTATGGTATTAAAATAAGATacgtcaaatgtatcaaaattttcattaatcttGATTCTTGTGGTTTAAACTAAAGAGTTTCTAAAAAAGGAAAGTATCTTTATTTAAACAGACTAAAGAAGAAAATAGGCCAAACAACTTTCatctttttaacttaaaaataatacttccgtcttatttagcttaaaaaataatggaaaaatgcacaagtactccttagactatgaccgaaatcctagagacacaccttaagtaaactaaggtcctattaaaAGTAGGAATGAGCAGAATGCACATATATACTGACTCCAATTCCAAATGCTTATTTTACTTCCTCTATTCCAATTTATGTGGTAGAGTTCGATTCATCATGAAGTTCAAGACAGACTTGGAGCTTTTGGGTTTAAACCTGCCATGACCATTTTGTGGTTATCTCATGCCATTAAAGGATCATATGAGATAtccaaaattaaattgtttcCAGATATCGAAAGGCACCATTTTTTTTGGGAATGATGTATTAAGGAAATAGTACCACATGAATTGGAATATTGGAGTTGTTTGTTATTGCTTAGTATTAAATATCGAGTTAACCCATTGTGTCCCATTATCCTTTGATAGTTAGAACATTTGTCTTCCACATGATATTGTTTTGGTTTTTAAGTGTTGAACAAAGTTATATTAGTTTTGGAAGTTCAACATTACCATGACTAGAAGGTGATAAAGCAACATATCAAATGTTATATTGGTTTtgaaagttcaaattttcaaatgaaaGGTTTGtccataagtttttttttttgatgatcgTGGTATCCGGGCTAACTTTTGTGCTCCTCAACTAATTCCACTGGATGCATGCTACGTCCCAGCTGTAACTGTCTACCAAGGCTAGTACAAAAAGGAAGAATCACCTCGTGTTTTTTGTCTAAATTGAGTTTTGAACCTTAGACCTTAGGgttctcaaccacttcattggCCACTAGACCACACCCTTGGGTGCAAATGTTTGTCCATAAGTTGAGCTAGTTATACATCTTAAATTGCTTTAACTTATGAAAAGGTATATTGTGTGTGCAATGTAATCTCATGCACTCTTGAGGGGCTTGCATTTGTGTTTTCTTAATTATTGCTCTCGAAATCTTAGGGATCACTATTCAAAGAATGTCTTTTCTTGTTTGACTTGGGTCAGTGACATTCTTCCTTTCTTGAAAGATGTATACTTTCTTTTCGGCTGTTTAAAGTGTTGGTGTATGCTTTATATGTAAAaacaccattcttctttttTGCTCCCCTTTTGAATATATACTACTTAAAAGGTAACATGTCACTTCTACTTTTTAGAATCTCAAAGTTGTCAAAAAATAACATCTTCATCTTCTCCGATTGCCAGGAATTGTAGGAGTgttatttatgattattttgttcTCTTTTCCCTCttcttagaaaataaattttagcgACAATGTGTGCTGTTATTTCTTTTCTTACATTTGCAGTTTCAAGCTGCTGTTAAAATTCATTGACCTTTTCCAGTCCATCCAGATTAAGTTTTCCCATTAAGTTAAAAAACAAAGATAAGCACCAGTCTCATCCTGCATCAGTCGGGGGATAGCTGTTAACATAATCTGTTAGTTGATTATTTTGTGACATTCCTGAAAAGTAAACCCTGCTTTTGGGGCTATACCGGGTTTGTTGTTGTATTCCTGAAAAGGAACTTAtgtaacataaaattaaagagagaccTGAAGTCTTTTAGAAGCATTTCTCCTAAGAAAGTAGGAAGCGAATagaaaagaaaacaacattCTTGCATTTCAATCCCAGTGGTTAGTTTAGGCTCAATGGTTTTCTTTGAATCTTGCAATTTTTGTGGTCTAAGGTGTTGACTTGCAGAGCGAACTGTCCCAGATGAAGGTGCATGCTTGCAGTTGATATAGTTGAAATATAGTAGGGGTATATTTAACAGAATGGATGCCTTCCATTCATTGCTCTGCCCTAGGATTCCTTATCTCCATATCTTTTAGCCACTCGTCAACTCTTCACGCTCAGTTATTGTTCCCAGCTTATGGTAATATCTATTACATGTTAGGGGAAAAACGTATAACTTCTGGAGATCACCCATTAAAACTGTTtaaattcttttccttttattctcAAATCTATATGACTTTGCAGATTAGATATTACATATTCAGCTTAGGATTGATCCATTCTATTCACTTTGGTTGGGATGGCTTATTTGTATTTCTGTTAAACTGATCGTAGCTTTATAAATGATTCCTATATGTGTACTGAACAACAATCATTTTCTAGGGCTAATGCACAACAACCCAAGCTTTTTGTTGGGATGATCCTCATTCTCATTTTCGCTGAAGCCTTGGCTCTTTATGGGCTTATTGTTGGCATTATCTTGTCTTCCCGAGCTGGGCAGTCTAGAGCTGAGTGAAGTTGACGCACTGTAAGTGAGACTTCAGAAGATCAAGACAGCTAAAGCCTAAATTCAAAAAGTATCTATTACATGTATTGTTATTTTATGACACCACAGTTGCCACTTCAATTTGTTGGTGTTATGTGCTGTTTGTAGAAATaggaattcatttttttctacttAATAATAGCTAAAAGAGCTGTGCAATTTGGTCTGTATTTATTGTGTATTTTGCACTCATTATTTGTGAAGTCTGagaactatttcttttctaAGATTTTTGCATGTATGAACTATTTTTCATCTAGTATATCATGTTTACTATGCATCTATGGGATTGAATTTGAATATTTCTTCGATCAACCAAATTATATTTTGGTGGTACTTACTTGAAGGTGCATATTGGTGCTCAAAATGTATTCGTTATTTATAAGTAAAAGGTATTAATCGAGTGGACTCAGGACACATCAGTTTCAACTTGCAATTAATgcatttctttttctaaaattatttctaaatcactttaaaatatttcatatagaaTACATGAGATACATGTGCAATGTAcgtgttttttaaaaaaattagtacgTAGAGAAGGATGAACCTATTATCCAGCTTCAATTTATGCGCCACCTGGCCCATGGACAACCAATATTGTGACCAACACTTAAGGGGTCTTAGTATCAGAAATTTGTGGCCTAAATTATTCAGGAGCATAAGTTATAAGGTGGGTGTAGGGACTAGATTATGTTCTTTCCAGACAAATGGATAGCCCGGAGTTCACTCATGGAGGAttttccaaatttatttttttacggTGGCAACCCTGAAGCATCTATTGCTGAGAAGAATGGAATATCATCTTTAGGAGGCTTTTAAATGACTGAGTGGCTGAGAGAGTAGCCATCTTACTGCAAAGATTAAATGATTTCTCTAGTTTAAATACTAGCCCTGATATAATCAGATGGAGACGTGAAAGGGATAGAAGTTTTCTAGTTGGATGATTGTACAGAAGAAATTTGATGAGACGTGATAGggatgtaaaaataataatagttggATGATTGTACGGAGGAAATTTGTCCCCACAACTCGGAGCATTTCTGACCTtggaaacaaatatggaaatcTAATATCCCTACCAAGATCAAGTGTTTCACATGACAAGTATGTAGAAGAGCATGCCTCACTCGAGAAACTGAAAAAGAGAGGCTTCGCGATTGTCAAGGTGCTTCTTTTGCCATGAAAAGGAGGAAACAAATAGTCATATGTCTCTTCATTGTAGAGTGACTTCTCAGGTGTGACATATGTTTCTCAATCTCCTCCAAAAACCACGGGTAGTGCCTGAGCATACAACAGATCTTCTAACCTGCTGGGTGAGGAAAGGTGGGACTTAAATACAGAAAAAATGGTGGAGCCACTTGTCCTtaaatttcggacatagatcatcttatttacttatttttgtgtctttaatactcttagacttggtattTTGAGAACAAATGTCCTTGAtatgatgactttcaggttttggggaTAATATGTAATAGACTTTAGAGGTTTATTTGATTGGttactttaataatttttgaGCTTCTGCATTATTGTTGTTATTCGTAGTTGAACCGTTGATATAATTTGGGGTTGAATTCATTGGTTCGTTCACTAAGGAGGtgaagtgtgggtgccactcatgacttgggtcgtgacaaacttggtccCTTCTTGTATATGGTGGTCAATCTGGAAGGAAATAAATGATAGATGTTTTGAGAATATTACTAATCCAATGcagaaagtaaaaaaagaaaactgcATTAACACTtcatatttttggtgtaaagaagaGGGTATAGATGAGGTAGAACAGCTAGTAGACTTCCTAGGCTCTCTGTAATTAGGATTACTTGCATTGTAATTTTTTGATGGTTGACAGCATACCCGCATTGCTGAAAAATACAACTTTACCTTGCACAAAGAAAACATGTGTAAACTTGCAGAAAGCACGACTAGATTGACAAGAAACAGAATAATCAACAATTCTGTAATTTAACAAAAGCAAACACAGAGAACCTAAATATAGCCACTTGGTTAGCAAGAGCATTTGTATCTCATTATAATTGTTTCTGAAACATTAGGTAGGACtacattataatcatataaacaaATATCTCTTGTGTGCTTTTCATCATCAATCTTGTATGGTGAAAAAGGAGATTGCTCAATCTAATGACTCTTTTTATCTAATAACCGCTCTTGCAAAACCTTTTTCACTTTATTTACTATGTACATTGTATTGTACGTATCATTCTGTATCGAACCATTATTGTCATTTTTACACTCTATTTTGTCTCGTTATTAGGGAAATCTACACATGGTTTACAAAGTCCAAATATGAATTGCTTATTTATAAAAGACGAAATGGCTTGGGAGATCCTTGTACTTATATTGATTTGTAAACCTAACTACTTAGGCTACATCTGTAGATATGTTGACTCCAGATCAGGTTCTGTTGCTTGGGATTGAACTATGAGTAGAGGAAATGGAGTCGTCATAGTGGAAGAAGAAAGTGGGATTTCTAAGGCATAAAGTAGCTCGCGGGGAACTTGAACTTGATTTCACTATGATCACAAAAcaatattttgttcaaaacaATTTAATGTAAAAATGTAAAATGATGTGGCAATTTTAAActcaatttagtttttttattcgGAACTCTTGGTCTAGCTGATGGCCAAATCGATCTTTTGTTCGAGGTTcaagaggaagaagaggaaccATTGATACAAGTCTACATATCATAGAGCTGGCAGCGGAGATGTACAAGTTAGTTAGTGGGTGATGTTCAATAACTAGTTGGTGCCCATTAGTTAGTTACAATTCTGTTACAAAAGTCAGTTGAATGTTGAGGAGTAGTTAGTTGTTTATTAGTGGATTAGACCCATATATACCAGGTAAAAGATTTCAATTGATTCATTGAATGATAatacatttctttttcttgtaaAATTCTATTTTCTAATATCTCGGCTTCCAGTCGTGAATTAGTATCTCAGTTCTTCAAGTTCAAAGCTCATAGAATTGTTCTTCTTAATTGATGCTTAATTGACTGTCGTTGTGCATTAACCACCGCCAAATGATGCTTTACAAAAGTATGGCAGTGTGATTGATAGACGCAATGAGTCTGGAGTGGCTTAAAGTAGTGTGTTTGAACCACTAGGTGATGCCTGATATAGTAAGTGCACTGGGTTGACAAATCATAATGAAGTACGAGGGTCTTTTAGTCATCTCTCTTTTACTGTGTAGTATAAATTATTGCCATCCTTTTAATGGTCCACAAACAGCTAGCTAAAGAAGACTTGTGCAAAAACGTTGAGAAGACTTTGTGAAGGAGCAAACACAACTATGGTCGATCCTGTAATTGGTGCTACAGTTCAAGTTTTGCTAGAAAAATTGCGTTCTCTTACTATTGAGGAACTCAGTAGCTCAAGGGACTGCAAGAAAGATCTGGAAATGCTTACACAAAATGTATCCTTGATCCAAGCTTTCATTCATGATGTTGAAAGACAAGTTGACAATCAGGCTGTGAAACTAAAGATGCTTGAGAGAGCTGTTGAAAATGCTGGAAATGTGTTTGACGAATCTAGGTATGGATCTATCAAAAGACAAGTGAAAATCCGAAAC
Proteins encoded:
- the LOC107002746 gene encoding V-type proton ATPase 16 kDa proteolipid subunit, with protein sequence MSNFAGDETAPFFGFLGAAAALVFSCMGAAYGTAKSGVGVASMGVMRPELVMKSIVPVVMAGVLGIYGLIIAVIISTGINPKTKSYYLFDGYAHLSSGLACGLAGLSAGMAIGIVGDAGVRANAQQPKLFVGMILILIFAEALALYGLIVGIILSSRAGQSRAE